The following coding sequences lie in one Benincasa hispida cultivar B227 chromosome 6, ASM972705v1, whole genome shotgun sequence genomic window:
- the LOC120079984 gene encoding uncharacterized protein LOC120079984 → MASRIGLNFHRRLSIPSGAPSAVLSANSAANSLKRWSPGGKPRRRLILGLGISFWAQFMNMSGSPVGAKSFVASARQKNAVEEILKNVEWPEQFPFREEDFQRFDETPDSYFYESPRFVTHIDDPAIAALTKFYSEVFPPNNTPGVSMLDMCSSWVSHFPAGYKQERVVGMGMNEEELKRNPVLTEYIVQDLNVNPKLPFEDDSFDVITNVVSVDYLTKPLSVFKEMSRVLKPGGLAIMSFSNRCFFTKAISIWTSTGDADHIMIVGSYFHYAGGFGPPQAVDISPNPGRSDPMYIVYSRKLSQLESTPGS, encoded by the exons ATGGCCAGCCGGATCGGCCTCAATTTCCACCGGCGGCTTTCGATTCCTTCAGGCGCTCCTTCCGCCGTCTTGTCCGCGAACAGTGCGGCGAATAGCCTTAAACGGTGGAGCCCCGGAGGAAAACCACGGCGGCGTTTGATTTTAGGCCTCGGAATATCTTTCTGGGCTCAGTTCATGAATATGTCCGGTTCACCGGTCGGCGCCAAATCCTTCGTTGCCTCTGCGAGACAGAAAAATGCTGTCGAAGAG ATTTTGAAGAACGTTGAGTGGCCAGAGCAATTTCCATTCAGGGAGGAGGACTTTCAGCGATTTGACGA AACACCAGATTCGTATTTCTATGAATCCCCACGCTTTGTCACCCACATTGATGATCCAGCCATTGCTGCACTCACCAAATTCTACTCTGAGGTTTTTCCTCCAAACAATACACCTGGAGTTAGCATGTTGGATATGTGCAGTAGTTGG GTCAGTCATTTTCCAGCCGGATACAAGCAAGAAAGAGTTGTTGGGATGGGAATGAATGAAGAAGAGCTCAAACGCAATCCG GTTTTGACAGAGTACATTGTGCAAGACTTGAATGTGAATCCTAAACTCCCATTTGAAGATGATTCCTTTGATGTGATCACCAACGTA GTCAGCGTCGATTACTTAACAAAGCCTCTAAGCGTTTTCAAGGAAATGAGCCGAGTTCTTAAACCTGGTGGCCTTGCCATTATGAG CTTTTCGAACCGCTGTTTTTTCACGAAAGCAATCTCTATATGGACTTCAACTGGAGACGCTGATCATATTATGATTGTCGGGTCGTATTTCCATTACGCGGGTGGATTTGGACCTCCTCAG GCAGTGGATATATCTCCCAACCCTGGACGGTCAGATCCCATGTATATCGTGTACTCGAGAAAGTTATCGCAGCTTGAAAGTACACCGGGAAGTTGA